One region of Gigantopelta aegis isolate Gae_Host chromosome 7, Gae_host_genome, whole genome shotgun sequence genomic DNA includes:
- the LOC121377352 gene encoding probable enoyl-CoA hydratase isoform X4 has protein sequence MAAALVRSVFGRVGTSRAVLCRRVSTNDQKLVETEKHGQVFLIGINRPEVRNCVDPETSRQLIAAFRQFDREEDLLVAVLHGHGCGVFCAGYDLKFLSEVDASVGPTFKEPVESDEAPMGPSRMLCTKPVIAAVAGYAVAGGLELACMCDLRVVEESAVMGVFCRRFGVPLLDGGTVRLPRLIGLSRALDLILTGRQVSAKEAFQFGLANRLVATGTALGQSVQLAKEIAKHPQMCMKADRRSAYYSAYDAKSTVDAFQFEFENGIKVIEEESVKGAKKFVDGLGRHGKFNTANSKL, from the exons ATGGCTGCAGCGTTAGTTAGAAGCGTTTTTGGTCGTGTAGGTACCTCGAGGGCAGTTCTTTGCAGACGAGTATCAACAAACGATCAAA aGCTGGTTGAGACTGAGAAGCATGGCCAGGTGTTTCTCATTGGAATAAACCGACCGGAAGTGCGGAATTGTGTTGACCCCGAGACGTCCCGACAGTTGATTGCCGCGTTCCGACAGTTCGACAGGGAGGAAGATCTACTGGTGGCAGTTCTTCACGGACATGGTT GCGGGGTTTTCTGTGCTGGATACGACCTCAAATTCTTGTCGGAAGTTGACGCCTCGGTGGGCCCCACATTTAAAGAGCCGGTGGAATCTGACGAGGCACCGATG GGCCCGTCGCGGATGCTGTGCACCAAGCCTGTGATCGCGGCGGTTGCGGGGTACGCGGTGGCCGGTGGACTGGAGCTTGCCTGTATGTGTGACCTGCGAGTCGTGGAAGAGTCGGCCGTCATGGGAGTCTTCTGTCGCAGGTTTG GTGTTCCGTTGCTCGACGGTGGAACGGTTCGACTTCCACGCCTGATTGGTCTGTCGCGTGCCCTTGACCTCATTCTCACTGGCCGGCAGGTCTCCGCTAAAGAGGCCTTTCAGTTCGGGCTGGCCAATCGGCTTGTGGCCACCGGAACCG CGTTGGGACAGTCGGTGCAGTTGGCTAAAGAGATTGCTAAACACCCTCAGATGTGTATGAAAGCTGACCGCCGGTCAGCGTATTACAGCGCGTATGATGCCAAGAGTACGGTAGATGCCTTTCAGTTCGAGTTCGAGAATGGGATAAAAGTCATCGAGGAAGAATCTGTAAAAG gtgcTAAGAAATTTGTGGATGGTCTTGGTCGCCATGGAAAATTCAACACTGCCAATTCAAAGCTGTGA
- the LOC121377352 gene encoding probable enoyl-CoA hydratase isoform X3, which translates to MAAALVRSVFGRVGTSRAVLCRRVSTNDQKLVETEKHGQVFLIGINRPEVRNCVDPETSRQLIAAFRQFDREEDLLVAVLHGHGGVFCAGYDLKFLSEVDASVGPTFKEPVESDEAPMGPSRMLCTKPVIAAVAGYAVAGGLELACMCDLRVVEESAVMGVFCRRFGVPLLDGGTVRLPRLIGLSRALDLILTGRQVSAKEAFQFGLANRLVATGTALGQSVQLAKEIAKHPQMCMKADRRSAYYSAYDAKSTVDAFQFEFENGIKVIEEESVKDDIFTQIHPPNMQGNTAAGSRVPTTTPTSPSNMQDDKCRESQSMERENEKPKSRKIPRLLG; encoded by the exons ATGGCTGCAGCGTTAGTTAGAAGCGTTTTTGGTCGTGTAGGTACCTCGAGGGCAGTTCTTTGCAGACGAGTATCAACAAACGATCAAA aGCTGGTTGAGACTGAGAAGCATGGCCAGGTGTTTCTCATTGGAATAAACCGACCGGAAGTGCGGAATTGTGTTGACCCCGAGACGTCCCGACAGTTGATTGCCGCGTTCCGACAGTTCGACAGGGAGGAAGATCTACTGGTGGCAGTTCTTCACGGACATG GCGGGGTTTTCTGTGCTGGATACGACCTCAAATTCTTGTCGGAAGTTGACGCCTCGGTGGGCCCCACATTTAAAGAGCCGGTGGAATCTGACGAGGCACCGATG GGCCCGTCGCGGATGCTGTGCACCAAGCCTGTGATCGCGGCGGTTGCGGGGTACGCGGTGGCCGGTGGACTGGAGCTTGCCTGTATGTGTGACCTGCGAGTCGTGGAAGAGTCGGCCGTCATGGGAGTCTTCTGTCGCAGGTTTG GTGTTCCGTTGCTCGACGGTGGAACGGTTCGACTTCCACGCCTGATTGGTCTGTCGCGTGCCCTTGACCTCATTCTCACTGGCCGGCAGGTCTCCGCTAAAGAGGCCTTTCAGTTCGGGCTGGCCAATCGGCTTGTGGCCACCGGAACCG CGTTGGGACAGTCGGTGCAGTTGGCTAAAGAGATTGCTAAACACCCTCAGATGTGTATGAAAGCTGACCGCCGGTCAGCGTATTACAGCGCGTATGATGCCAAGAGTACGGTAGATGCCTTTCAGTTCGAGTTCGAGAATGGGATAAAAGTCATCGAGGAAGAATCTGTAAAAG atgACATCTTCACGCAAATCCACCCGCCTAATATGCAAGGAAATACAGCTGCAGGCTCCAGAGTCCCCACTACAACTCCTACCTCCCCCTCCAATATGCAGGATGACAAATGCAGAGAGAGTCAAAGCATGGAGAgagaaaatgaaaaaccaaaatccAGAAAAATACCAAGATTACTTGGATAA
- the LOC121377352 gene encoding probable enoyl-CoA hydratase isoform X2 has protein sequence MAAALVRSVFGRVGTSRAVLCRRVSTNDQKLVETEKHGQVFLIGINRPEVRNCVDPETSRQLIAAFRQFDREEDLLVAVLHGHGCGVFCAGYDLKFLSEVDASVGPTFKEPVESDEAPMGPSRMLCTKPVIAAVAGYAVAGGLELACMCDLRVVEESAVMGVFCRRFGVPLLDGGTVRLPRLIGLSRALDLILTGRQVSAKEAFQFGLANRLVATGTALGQSVQLAKEIAKHPQMCMKADRRSAYYSAYDAKSTVDAFQFEFENGIKVIEEESVKDDIFTQIHPPNMQGNTAAGSRVPTTTPTSPSNMQDDKCRESQSMERENEKPKSRKIPRLLG, from the exons ATGGCTGCAGCGTTAGTTAGAAGCGTTTTTGGTCGTGTAGGTACCTCGAGGGCAGTTCTTTGCAGACGAGTATCAACAAACGATCAAA aGCTGGTTGAGACTGAGAAGCATGGCCAGGTGTTTCTCATTGGAATAAACCGACCGGAAGTGCGGAATTGTGTTGACCCCGAGACGTCCCGACAGTTGATTGCCGCGTTCCGACAGTTCGACAGGGAGGAAGATCTACTGGTGGCAGTTCTTCACGGACATGGTT GCGGGGTTTTCTGTGCTGGATACGACCTCAAATTCTTGTCGGAAGTTGACGCCTCGGTGGGCCCCACATTTAAAGAGCCGGTGGAATCTGACGAGGCACCGATG GGCCCGTCGCGGATGCTGTGCACCAAGCCTGTGATCGCGGCGGTTGCGGGGTACGCGGTGGCCGGTGGACTGGAGCTTGCCTGTATGTGTGACCTGCGAGTCGTGGAAGAGTCGGCCGTCATGGGAGTCTTCTGTCGCAGGTTTG GTGTTCCGTTGCTCGACGGTGGAACGGTTCGACTTCCACGCCTGATTGGTCTGTCGCGTGCCCTTGACCTCATTCTCACTGGCCGGCAGGTCTCCGCTAAAGAGGCCTTTCAGTTCGGGCTGGCCAATCGGCTTGTGGCCACCGGAACCG CGTTGGGACAGTCGGTGCAGTTGGCTAAAGAGATTGCTAAACACCCTCAGATGTGTATGAAAGCTGACCGCCGGTCAGCGTATTACAGCGCGTATGATGCCAAGAGTACGGTAGATGCCTTTCAGTTCGAGTTCGAGAATGGGATAAAAGTCATCGAGGAAGAATCTGTAAAAG atgACATCTTCACGCAAATCCACCCGCCTAATATGCAAGGAAATACAGCTGCAGGCTCCAGAGTCCCCACTACAACTCCTACCTCCCCCTCCAATATGCAGGATGACAAATGCAGAGAGAGTCAAAGCATGGAGAgagaaaatgaaaaaccaaaatccAGAAAAATACCAAGATTACTTGGATAA
- the LOC121377352 gene encoding splicing regulatory glutamine/lysine-rich protein 1-like isoform X1, protein MTSSRKSTRLICKEIQLQAPESPLQLLPPPPICRMTNAERVKAWREKMKNQNPEKYQDYLDKNRKKCKKFQETRSEEQKAKEKIISRERVQKYRKEEKQKENTKKVTTRQDIAADNRQREKWRIQKKKQREEMTPQQKRRKKEARREFYKQKKESEWMKISVSIPSETDNGQMDAELIESRTPVAQRKALQRARCALSKSPRKFVSTVTALVSQSSPRKQQLFKKLNLLQGEKQHKEQHMGRLFLKAVHRLRCKNLFGNRLTRRLLLSVCKVGGSYRMRSSLLGINRKTLQRHEKPKHKPMGIKKEAEKKAAEFLQQEATQLPDQKRVSKKTGKSTLLLTQPLRDLHKRFEETGLRVSFSTFAKCRPSNVKLMAQARVRQCLCEYCTNVGLKLLTLNKVVAAQKVLRNLWMVLVAMENSTLPIQSCERE, encoded by the exons atgACATCTTCACGCAAATCCACCCGCCTAATATGCAAGGAAATACAGCTGCAGGCTCCAGAGTCCCCACTACAACTCCTACCTCCCCCTCCAATATGCAGGATGACAAATGCAGAGAGAGTCAAAGCATGGAGAgagaaaatgaaaaaccaaaatccAGAAAAATACCAAGATTACTTGGATAAAAACAGGAAAAAATGCAAGAAATTTCAAGAAACTAGGTCAGAGGAGCAGAAGgcaaaagaaaaaattatttcCAGAGAAAGAGTGCAGAAGTATCGAAAGgaggagaaacaaaaggaaaataCTAAAAAGGTGACGACCCGACAGGACATTGCTGCCGACAATCGACAAAGAGAGAAGTGGCGAATACAAAAGAAGAAGCAGAGAGAAGAAATGACCCCACAGCAAAAGAGACGAAAGAAAGAGGCTAGGAGGGAATTCTACAAGCAGAAAAAGGAGTCTGAATGGATGAAAATTTCAGTGTCCATTCCAAGTGAAACGGATAATGGTCAGATGGATGCCGAATTGATTGAAAGTCGCACACCGGTTGCTCAGCGCAAAGCCTTGCAGAGAGCTAGATGTGCCCTATCTAAAAGTCCACGAAAGTTTGTGTCGACCGTAACAGCACTAGTGAGTCAATCTTCGCCAAGAAAGCAACAACTGTTTAAGAAACTGAACTTACTTCAGGGGGAGAAACAACATAAAGAGCAGCATATGGGACGTCTGTTCCTCAAAGCTGTGCATCGTTTACGTTGCAAAAACCTTTTTGGTAATCGTTTGACTCGCCGTCTTCTTCTCAGTGTATGCAAGGTGGGTGGCTCTTACAGAATGAGGAGTTCTCTGCTCGGCATAAACAGAAAAACCTTGCAAAGACATGAAAAGCCTAAGCACAAGCCTATGGGAATTAAGAAAGAAGCAGAGAAGAAAGCTGCTGAGTTTCTTCAGCAGGAAGCTACACAACTGCCTGACCAAAAACGTGTCAGTAAAAAGACAGGGAAAAGCACATTACTCTTAACACAACCTCTCCGCGATCTTCACAAGCGCTTTGAAGAAACGGGACTTAGAGTCAGTTTTTCTACATTTGCAAAGTGTCGACCATCAAACGTGAAGCTAATGGCACAGGCACGTGTAAGACAGTGCCTTTGTGAATACTGCACCAATGTGGGATTGAAACTGTTGACGCTGAACAAGGTTGTTGCAGCACAGAAG gtgcTAAGAAATTTGTGGATGGTCTTGGTCGCCATGGAAAATTCAACACTGCCAATTCAAAGCTGTGAGAGAGAGTGA